In Aquiflexum balticum DSM 16537, a single genomic region encodes these proteins:
- a CDS encoding DUF5916 domain-containing protein: MKKTGFLILLYFLISGVSVGQKINSSYRLNIQKTNEAISIDGKLEEETWLNADVATDFFMITPMDTSYSQVRTDVRMAYDDKNIYMIVINYHAVEGPYMVESLRRDFNFGKNDNFIFFMDPFEDQFNGFSFGANAAGAQWDGIMFDGGKIDLSWDNKWVSKVLNYDDKWIFEAAIPFKSIRYKSGIKEWGINFSRMDLKTTEKSGWAPVPRQFPSASLAYTGVLVWDKPPPAAGPNISLIPYGLSGMNQDRQAGESPQYRNSFGMDAKIGLGSALNLDLTVNPDFSQVEVDKQVTNLDRFELFFPERRQFFLENGDLFANFGYETIRPFFSRRIGLDAPIIAGARLSGKINKDWRIGAMTMQTDEVEENEINPQNFSVLTLQRRVFARSTIGAIMVSRQAGMFDYTLDNSSVDQPDYDRNMGLEFNLASSNNMWTGKTFLLTSFNPNTSGTGIAYAANLRYASGNLYWNWQHEYVSENYTAEVGYVPRKGFYKINPTIGYLFFPESKKILSHGPEISTKRFFNKDLEQTDNETSLSYKIRFRSQSNLTVWGSYDFIKLLDPFDPTNASGDTLATGSEHRWNAWGTEYTSKPQSIFTYAFAARVGGYYADGSRYNYRGEMGYRFQPYFSIALNANYNEIHLPEPWNVTSFWLIGPRLDLTLTNTFFITAFIQYNEQIDNINLNTRLQWRFKPASDIFLVFTDNYLPAPFYAKNRSVALKFTYWWNI; this comes from the coding sequence ATGAAAAAAACCGGCTTCCTGATATTACTGTATTTTCTCATTTCAGGAGTTTCTGTTGGCCAAAAAATAAACTCTTCCTACAGGCTGAATATCCAAAAAACGAATGAAGCCATATCAATTGATGGGAAATTGGAGGAAGAAACATGGCTGAATGCGGATGTGGCGACTGATTTTTTCATGATTACCCCCATGGATACAAGTTATTCGCAGGTACGGACTGATGTCAGAATGGCTTATGATGACAAAAATATTTATATGATAGTCATTAATTATCATGCCGTGGAAGGTCCCTACATGGTGGAATCACTGAGAAGGGATTTCAATTTTGGCAAAAACGATAATTTCATTTTTTTCATGGATCCTTTTGAGGATCAGTTCAATGGCTTTTCATTTGGTGCCAATGCAGCAGGTGCCCAATGGGACGGCATCATGTTTGACGGTGGGAAAATAGATTTGAGCTGGGACAATAAATGGGTTTCCAAGGTCCTCAATTACGATGATAAATGGATATTTGAAGCAGCCATTCCATTTAAATCAATTCGATACAAATCCGGAATAAAAGAATGGGGAATCAACTTCAGCCGGATGGACCTGAAAACAACTGAAAAGTCAGGCTGGGCACCTGTTCCCCGACAGTTTCCTTCCGCTTCTCTTGCCTATACAGGCGTATTGGTTTGGGATAAACCTCCGCCTGCTGCAGGTCCCAATATTTCCCTGATTCCTTATGGATTGAGTGGCATGAACCAGGACCGTCAAGCAGGGGAAAGTCCCCAATATAGAAATTCGTTTGGAATGGATGCCAAGATAGGTCTTGGCTCGGCACTTAATCTCGACTTGACAGTCAATCCGGATTTCTCCCAAGTTGAGGTGGACAAGCAGGTTACCAATCTGGATAGGTTTGAGCTTTTTTTTCCTGAAAGAAGACAGTTCTTCCTGGAAAACGGAGACTTGTTTGCCAACTTTGGTTATGAAACCATAAGGCCATTCTTTTCAAGAAGGATAGGCTTGGATGCTCCCATTATTGCAGGAGCAAGATTGAGCGGAAAAATCAATAAAGACTGGCGGATCGGCGCCATGACCATGCAGACCGATGAAGTGGAGGAAAATGAAATTAATCCCCAGAATTTCTCTGTTTTAACCCTCCAAAGACGGGTATTTGCAAGATCCACCATTGGCGCTATCATGGTAAGCAGACAAGCGGGGATGTTTGATTATACCTTGGACAACAGCAGTGTCGACCAACCTGATTATGACCGCAATATGGGTTTGGAATTCAACCTTGCCTCTTCAAACAATATGTGGACAGGTAAGACTTTCCTGCTTACCTCCTTCAATCCAAACACTTCAGGTACCGGCATTGCCTATGCCGCCAACCTTCGCTACGCAAGCGGAAATTTATATTGGAACTGGCAGCACGAATATGTATCGGAAAATTACACTGCCGAAGTTGGCTATGTTCCCCGAAAAGGTTTTTACAAAATAAACCCAACAATCGGCTATCTTTTTTTTCCGGAAAGTAAAAAAATCCTTAGCCATGGCCCGGAAATAAGTACCAAACGGTTTTTTAACAAGGACCTAGAGCAGACTGACAATGAAACTAGTCTGTCCTATAAAATCAGATTTAGAAGTCAGAGTAATCTCACGGTATGGGGTTCCTATGATTTTATCAAATTGTTGGATCCATTCGACCCTACAAATGCATCAGGGGATACTTTGGCAACAGGCTCTGAACATCGGTGGAATGCATGGGGTACTGAATACACCTCCAAACCACAGAGTATCTTTACCTATGCTTTTGCAGCTCGAGTCGGGGGATACTATGCGGATGGAAGCAGATATAACTACAGAGGGGAAATGGGCTATCGCTTCCAACCCTATTTCAGTATTGCTTTGAATGCCAATTACAATGAAATCCATCTGCCAGAACCATGGAATGTGACTTCATTTTGGCTGATAGGACCAAGATTGGATTTGACCCTGACCAATACTTTTTTTATAACTGCCTTTATACAATACAACGAACAGATTGACAACATCAACCTGAACACCCGATTGCAATGGCGGTTTAAACCTGCCTCCGATATTTTTCTCGTATTTACCGACAACTACCTCCCCGCCCCTTTTTATGCCAAAAACAGGTCTGTGGCTTTGAAGTTTACTTATTGGTGGAATATATGA
- a CDS encoding acetate/propionate family kinase — translation MKILVLNSGSSSLKYQLFEMPNEIPLCSGLVDRIGLENSTLTHNFHRNGEKEVFKIEGNIQDHEEGLLAVNKLLLDPEKGVISSVDEVVAIGHRVVHGGEQFASTTLITKEVKDKIKELFALAPLHNPPNFIGITVAERVFPNAQQIAVFDTAFHQSMPPRAYRYAIPKELYTDFGIRAYGFHGTSHLYVSKKAIEYLNNPDAKIITIHLGNGSSMTAIKGGQSIDHSMGLGPMGGLVMGTRSGDIDPSIIFHLINERGFKAKEVNDILNKKSGLLGLCGLSDMRDVKKAMEEGNQDAILAYELYAYRIQKYIGTFTASLNGLDAIVFTAGIGENDPDMREAVCKNMDFFGISLDKSKNKIKSSDIREVNEKESKVKILVIPTNEELEIGKQAFALINKPQNQ, via the coding sequence ATGAAAATTCTCGTACTGAACTCAGGAAGCAGTTCCCTCAAATACCAGCTTTTTGAAATGCCTAATGAAATACCCCTTTGCAGTGGTCTGGTAGATAGAATAGGATTGGAAAATTCAACTCTGACCCATAATTTCCATAGAAACGGTGAAAAAGAAGTTTTCAAAATAGAAGGAAACATCCAAGACCATGAAGAAGGATTGCTGGCAGTCAACAAACTATTGCTTGATCCTGAAAAAGGGGTCATTTCTTCAGTCGATGAGGTTGTTGCTATAGGGCACAGGGTAGTGCACGGCGGGGAACAGTTTGCCTCCACCACCCTGATCACCAAGGAAGTAAAGGACAAAATCAAAGAACTTTTTGCTTTGGCACCTTTACATAATCCTCCAAATTTCATTGGTATAACTGTGGCTGAAAGGGTTTTCCCAAATGCTCAACAGATCGCGGTTTTTGATACTGCTTTCCATCAAAGTATGCCTCCGCGGGCCTATCGCTACGCCATCCCGAAGGAACTTTATACGGATTTCGGAATCAGGGCTTATGGCTTTCATGGAACAAGCCACCTGTATGTTTCAAAAAAGGCAATTGAATACCTGAATAATCCCGATGCCAAAATCATCACCATTCATCTTGGCAACGGCAGCAGCATGACAGCCATTAAAGGCGGTCAATCCATTGACCACAGTATGGGCCTCGGACCGATGGGCGGATTGGTGATGGGCACGAGAAGCGGGGACATTGACCCTTCCATTATTTTTCACCTGATCAATGAACGCGGCTTCAAGGCAAAAGAAGTCAATGATATCTTGAACAAAAAGAGTGGTTTACTTGGTCTCTGTGGTCTGAGTGATATGCGTGATGTCAAAAAAGCCATGGAAGAAGGCAATCAGGATGCTATTTTGGCATATGAACTGTATGCCTATAGGATTCAGAAATATATCGGAACTTTCACCGCCAGCCTCAATGGCTTGGATGCCATAGTATTTACTGCGGGAATTGGTGAAAATGATCCTGATATGCGGGAAGCTGTCTGTAAAAACATGGATTTTTTTGGTATTTCTTTGGATAAATCAAAAAATAAAATCAAATCTTCTGATATTAGAGAGGTTAATGAAAAAGAATCCAAAGTAAAAATCCTCGTTATCCCGACAAATGAGGAATTGGAAATAGGTAAACAGGCATTTGCTTTGATAAATAAACCACAAAACCAATGA
- a CDS encoding CBS domain-containing protein, which yields MNNAERFIQAFNSIENYLRRNLEARNFTSFFNLIDEASQENLIVRQYREELRLFGNLRNAIMHSDRKQGKPVADPREDVVEQIEKIVKMLLDPPLVSQHFLSPVFTVSPEDSMVEVLHAMVEKDYSQVPIIKEGYILGMVNFESIARWMAKITTLESPFEICKKSTIEDVFKATQQFKNYRIIKSNTDFVTAREYFIDSLGKKSLTEALMITENGRRDEPIIGIITISEDLEMIIDVLRGSGKNEISAVLPLDS from the coding sequence ATGAACAATGCAGAGCGATTTATCCAGGCTTTTAATTCCATAGAGAATTATCTGAGAAGGAATCTGGAAGCAAGAAACTTTACCAGTTTTTTTAATCTCATTGATGAAGCCAGTCAGGAAAACCTCATTGTAAGGCAATACAGGGAAGAACTCAGACTTTTTGGCAATCTCAGAAATGCCATCATGCATTCTGATAGAAAACAAGGAAAACCTGTCGCAGATCCAAGGGAGGATGTGGTTGAGCAGATAGAAAAAATAGTGAAAATGTTGCTGGACCCACCCTTGGTTTCCCAGCACTTTCTATCACCGGTTTTTACGGTTTCCCCGGAAGACTCTATGGTAGAAGTACTCCATGCTATGGTAGAAAAAGATTATAGCCAGGTCCCGATTATCAAAGAGGGTTATATTTTGGGCATGGTCAATTTTGAATCCATTGCCAGATGGATGGCAAAGATTACAACCCTGGAAAGCCCTTTTGAAATCTGCAAAAAATCAACCATAGAGGATGTCTTCAAAGCCACGCAACAATTTAAAAACTATCGAATTATAAAAAGCAATACTGATTTTGTGACGGCTCGGGAATATTTTATTGACAGTCTAGGTAAAAAAAGCCTTACAGAAGCGCTCATGATCACCGAAAACGGACGAAGAGATGAACCCATCATCGGAATAATTACCATCAGCGAAGATCTGGAAATGATTATTGACGTCTTGCGGGGCAGTGGCAAAAATGAAATTTCAGCTGTGCTCCCCCTTGATTCGTAA
- a CDS encoding RHS repeat domain-containing protein, with protein MEENMYISKDGYMETFVVNETSEDVWFDNMMVMSVSSAIVQETHYDPWGLELKGIGYEYAGVKRNKYLYNGKELLDDQNLNLYDYGARYCDPVMGRWTSVDPLADQFPSWSPYSFSFNNPLRFIDPDGRAPWDVIIKGSESQAAFNELQASVQGQLNLSMDANGKVSYTQVGEGKLSNDAQQLTNAIDNSSIVVNVNAENTTTTSSGDLYIGGAFAGNTVTKGADGNIVVAEQEVNPGVLGKMSTAHGKPGADMLHEVTEAYQGGLISQKQGTSSPASNKAGSVYPRAHGRATKQSGSIFERIYDASGKEMKMAPSGGYPAGVKSADWYVKDKKGNKVVIQKVQ; from the coding sequence TTGGAAGAGAATATGTATATTTCGAAAGACGGATATATGGAGACCTTTGTGGTCAATGAGACTTCCGAAGACGTTTGGTTTGACAATATGATGGTGATGAGTGTGAGTTCGGCCATCGTTCAGGAAACTCACTATGACCCTTGGGGATTGGAGCTTAAAGGGATCGGGTATGAGTATGCCGGGGTGAAGAGGAATAAGTATCTCTACAACGGCAAGGAACTGCTGGACGACCAAAATCTCAATTTATATGATTACGGGGCACGTTATTGCGATCCGGTAATGGGGCGCTGGACCAGTGTGGATCCGTTGGCGGATCAGTTCCCAAGTTGGTCTCCGTACTCTTTCTCTTTCAATAATCCTCTTCGTTTCATTGATCCAGACGGAAGGGCACCTTGGGATGTGATCATAAAAGGTTCGGAAAGTCAAGCCGCTTTTAATGAATTGCAAGCCTCAGTACAAGGACAGCTTAACTTATCAATGGATGCAAATGGGAAAGTAAGCTATACCCAAGTTGGAGAAGGCAAGCTTTCTAATGATGCTCAACAATTAACCAATGCAATAGATAACAGTTCTATCGTAGTTAATGTTAACGCAGAAAACACAACAACAACATCATCCGGCGATTTATACATTGGCGGTGCTTTTGCCGGGAATACTGTTACAAAGGGAGCAGACGGTAATATAGTTGTTGCCGAACAGGAAGTAAATCCAGGGGTTTTAGGGAAGATGAGTACGGCTCACGGAAAACCGGGAGCCGATATGTTACACGAAGTTACAGAAGCTTACCAGGGTGGATTGATATCACAGAAGCAAGGAACTTCTTCTCCCGCATCGAATAAGGCCGGCTCTGTATATCCGAGGGCACACGGCAGAGCCACAAAACAGTCGGGTTCTATTTTTGAAAGAATATATGATGCATCAGGCAAAGAGATGAAAATGGCTCCGTCAGGCGGTTATCCAGCAGGTGTAAAAAGTGCTGATTGGTATGTTAAAGACAAAAAGGGCAATAAAGTTGTCATCCAAAAAGTGCAATAA
- a CDS encoding iron chaperone — translation MKIYTYESIDDYIKAFPNDIQIILKEIRKTVREAAPEATESINYGIPTFKFAGNLVHFAAYKNHIGFYPAPSGMEEFKKEVATYKTGKGTMQFPLDKPIPYALISAMVQFRVKENKEKSSKKRK, via the coding sequence ATGAAAATATACACATATGAATCTATAGATGATTACATTAAAGCTTTCCCAAATGATATTCAGATAATTTTGAAAGAAATCAGGAAAACTGTCAGAGAAGCTGCCCCTGAGGCTACAGAATCCATCAACTATGGTATCCCTACATTCAAGTTCGCAGGGAATTTGGTCCATTTCGCAGCTTACAAAAACCATATTGGTTTTTATCCCGCACCATCAGGAATGGAAGAGTTTAAAAAGGAGGTTGCAACTTATAAGACAGGAAAGGGTACCATGCAGTTTCCTTTGGATAAACCGATTCCTTATGCATTGATTTCAGCAATGGTGCAATTCAGAGTAAAGGAAAATAAGGAAAAAAGCTCCAAAAAACGAAAATGA
- a CDS encoding XRE family transcriptional regulator: MANTVDELYKASQLFNMTTDQILAYDGDIPSEVVIEDKTAVEQLRLIQQLEEEDRQTIFKLIDKMLTNKKFKDFFQKNVAAL; encoded by the coding sequence ATGGCAAATACCGTGGATGAACTCTACAAGGCATCACAGCTCTTCAACATGACCACCGACCAGATACTCGCATATGACGGGGATATCCCATCCGAGGTCGTCATCGAGGACAAGACAGCCGTCGAACAGCTCAGGCTTATCCAGCAATTGGAGGAAGAGGACAGACAGACCATATTCAAGCTGATCGACAAGATGCTCACCAACAAAAAGTTTAAAGACTTCTTCCAGAAAAATGTCGCTGCGCTATAA
- a CDS encoding M81 family metallopeptidase, which produces MTKTTNFLSLILICILLLACSQKENTGENSHSLPRIAIAGIAIESSTFSPAVSEMDAFRVSRGEEIFNLYPFFSADSTNRNRANWFPALYARSLPGGAVTRETYESLVTEMLDKLRENAPYDGMFFDIHGAMSVVGMDDPEGDLITRIREVIGDETIISTSMDLHGSVSWRLAENTDLITCYRMAPHEDAMESKKRTVDNLLERLESGTGKPAFKAWVAVPILLPGEKTSTRVEPAKSLYDKVAPIADQEGVVDAGIWIGYAWADESRNQAYVMVTGDDQQKVTDGAEYLARSFWEVRKEFDFIAPTATLKESLDKAIASDKRPFIISDMGDNPTAGGAGDVTWTLNEILSRPEFKTDKGPSLIYASIPGPELVEMAVKAGVGAVVEGNAGAMVDDRYAPPIRIKGTITAIEHGDQHAQTEVVVKVGSVSVIVTKRRKPYHYEADFTNLGLNPRESDIVVVKIGYLVPELYDMRADWIMALTPGGVDQDLDRLEFKRINRPMFPFDRDMADPDLKAKLVPVK; this is translated from the coding sequence ATGACCAAAACCACCAATTTCCTTTCATTGATATTGATCTGTATTTTATTGCTCGCTTGTAGCCAAAAAGAAAATACTGGTGAGAATTCCCATTCATTGCCCCGGATTGCCATCGCAGGGATAGCCATTGAATCGAGTACTTTTTCTCCGGCAGTGAGCGAAATGGATGCTTTTAGGGTAAGCAGGGGCGAGGAGATTTTCAACCTTTATCCGTTTTTCTCGGCGGATTCGACCAATAGAAACCGGGCCAACTGGTTTCCAGCTTTGTATGCCCGATCCTTACCTGGAGGGGCGGTGACAAGGGAAACCTATGAGTCCCTCGTGACCGAAATGCTGGATAAACTTCGCGAAAATGCTCCTTATGATGGGATGTTCTTTGATATTCATGGTGCCATGAGTGTGGTAGGAATGGATGACCCGGAAGGGGATTTGATCACCCGGATCCGGGAAGTCATCGGTGATGAAACCATCATTTCCACTTCTATGGATTTGCATGGCAGTGTGTCTTGGCGATTGGCTGAAAACACAGATTTGATCACCTGTTATAGGATGGCCCCCCATGAAGATGCCATGGAATCAAAAAAACGTACGGTGGATAACCTCTTGGAAAGGTTGGAATCAGGAACTGGCAAACCTGCCTTCAAAGCTTGGGTGGCTGTACCTATTTTGTTGCCAGGTGAAAAAACAAGCACAAGAGTTGAACCTGCCAAGAGCTTGTATGATAAAGTTGCCCCGATTGCGGATCAGGAAGGGGTAGTGGATGCAGGAATATGGATTGGCTATGCTTGGGCCGATGAATCGCGTAACCAAGCCTATGTCATGGTCACAGGAGATGATCAACAAAAAGTAACTGATGGTGCCGAATATTTGGCCAGAAGTTTTTGGGAGGTAAGGAAGGAGTTTGATTTTATTGCACCCACTGCCACTTTGAAGGAAAGTCTGGATAAAGCTATTGCAAGCGATAAGAGACCGTTTATCATCAGTGATATGGGAGATAATCCGACTGCCGGTGGGGCAGGGGATGTAACTTGGACACTAAATGAAATTCTTTCCCGTCCCGAGTTCAAAACAGATAAGGGTCCTTCATTAATTTATGCTTCTATTCCGGGGCCTGAATTGGTTGAAATGGCCGTCAAAGCCGGAGTAGGGGCTGTGGTGGAAGGTAATGCAGGCGCTATGGTGGATGACCGATATGCTCCCCCGATTCGAATAAAAGGGACGATCACTGCCATCGAACATGGAGACCAGCACGCGCAGACAGAAGTGGTGGTCAAAGTCGGCAGTGTATCTGTAATAGTGACCAAAAGACGTAAACCCTATCACTATGAAGCTGATTTTACCAATTTGGGTCTGAACCCGAGGGAATCGGATATTGTGGTAGTAAAGATTGGTTACTTGGTTCCTGAATTATATGATATGCGGGCAGATTGGATCATGGCTTTGACTCCAGGTGGGGTAGATCAGGATTTGGACAGATTGGAGTTCAAACGCATCAACCGCCCCATGTTTCCTTTCGATAGGGATATGGCTGACCCCGATCTCAAAGCAAAGTTGGTTCCGGTGAAGTGA
- a CDS encoding site-specific integrase codes for MLDKSFGLMFFLKTTKNSKKSVKYIYARVTVDGDSREISTKRVCEVHKWNQGQGRAMGNKEEVRQLNAFLDSFQMKILQAKIVLMDNNKDVTAENIKNVLLRKTEDRKQILEVFQAHNEQLEALVGKGFAAGTLQRYRTSLDHTRSFIQWKFQKDDIEIHQLNYEFISDYEFWLKTVRNCSHNTTVKYLSNFKKIVLSCVKKGWLIRDPFLGYKMVKKEVVREVLSNEELNSIRKKVFGIERLSQVRDIFLFCCYTGLAYIDVKNLKKEQIKLGIDGEQWIFTQRQKTETPTRLPLLPQALSIIQKYKDHPYCENKGYILPVLSNQKMNSYLKEIADVCGINKQLTFHIARHTFATTITLGNGVPIETVSKMLGHKSLKQTQHYAKILDIKISKDMQRLREMMNKKNV; via the coding sequence ATGCTGGACAAAAGCTTTGGATTGATGTTTTTTCTAAAAACAACCAAAAACAGTAAGAAATCGGTGAAGTATATCTACGCTAGAGTGACCGTAGACGGTGATTCAAGGGAAATCTCCACAAAAAGGGTTTGTGAGGTTCACAAATGGAATCAAGGACAGGGAAGAGCAATGGGAAACAAAGAAGAGGTAAGGCAACTAAATGCCTTTCTGGATTCTTTTCAAATGAAAATCCTACAGGCCAAGATAGTCCTGATGGACAACAACAAAGATGTGACTGCAGAAAACATCAAAAATGTACTACTTAGAAAAACTGAGGATCGGAAACAAATATTGGAGGTCTTTCAGGCACACAATGAACAGCTAGAAGCTCTCGTAGGAAAAGGCTTCGCTGCGGGGACCCTTCAGCGGTACAGAACATCTTTGGACCATACCAGGTCATTCATTCAATGGAAATTCCAAAAAGATGACATTGAAATCCACCAACTCAATTATGAATTCATTTCAGACTATGAATTCTGGTTGAAAACTGTCAGGAACTGCAGCCACAATACTACGGTAAAATATCTGTCAAATTTCAAAAAGATTGTTCTCTCCTGTGTCAAAAAAGGATGGCTGATCAGGGATCCGTTTCTTGGATACAAAATGGTGAAAAAGGAAGTTGTCAGGGAGGTATTGAGTAACGAAGAATTGAACAGTATCCGAAAAAAGGTTTTTGGTATTGAAAGATTATCACAGGTCAGGGATATATTTCTTTTTTGCTGCTATACCGGACTTGCCTATATAGATGTCAAAAACCTGAAAAAGGAACAGATTAAACTGGGTATAGATGGTGAACAATGGATATTTACCCAAAGGCAAAAAACAGAAACCCCAACAAGGCTACCTTTACTCCCACAGGCCCTGTCAATTATCCAAAAATATAAGGACCATCCATATTGTGAGAATAAAGGATATATATTACCTGTTTTGAGCAACCAGAAAATGAATTCCTATTTGAAGGAAATCGCTGATGTCTGTGGCATCAATAAACAGTTGACATTTCATATCGCCAGGCACACATTTGCGACTACAATTACGCTGGGCAACGGTGTACCTATCGAAACGGTCTCTAAAATGCTTGGCCACAAATCCCTCAAGCAGACCCAGCATTATGCAAAAATCCTGGATATCAAGATCAGTAAGGATATGCAAAGACTTAGGGAAATGATGAATAAAAAAAATGTTTAA
- a CDS encoding SRPBCC domain-containing protein — translation MKKLRINTALQIQKPVPEVYNAIVDPTKMSVYFISKSTGPMEEGETVWWEFPEFDESSPVRVGKTKPNELITFKWDIGDKEMTVEINLIPQKDGSTLVRITEGEMDNDEAGINWLKGNTEGWANFLACLKAYLEYGINLRKGGFDFMRKV, via the coding sequence ATGAAAAAACTCCGGATCAATACTGCCCTACAAATCCAAAAGCCTGTTCCGGAAGTTTACAATGCCATTGTTGATCCAACAAAAATGAGCGTTTATTTTATTTCCAAAAGTACAGGTCCCATGGAAGAAGGGGAAACAGTTTGGTGGGAATTCCCTGAATTTGATGAATCATCACCGGTCAGGGTAGGTAAAACAAAACCCAATGAATTGATCACTTTCAAATGGGATATTGGAGATAAAGAAATGACAGTTGAAATCAACCTCATTCCACAAAAAGATGGTTCCACTTTGGTAAGAATTACTGAAGGCGAAATGGATAATGATGAAGCAGGCATCAATTGGCTTAAAGGAAATACTGAAGGTTGGGCCAATTTCCTTGCCTGTTTGAAAGCTTATTTGGAATATGGGATTAATCTGAGAAAAGGAGGATTTGATTTTATGAGAAAGGTCTGA
- a CDS encoding DEAD/DEAH box helicase: MSENTIQKYTGFLSHLGIESLNDMQVDFIQKAQQTDNLMLLAPTGSGKTLAYLLPLIDDLDENLRAVQALIVVPSRELAIQIEQVFKSLKTNFRVSTCYGGHAVKIEQNSLSEGPAVVIGTPGRLSDHVQRESFKMDNIRMIVLDEFDKSLQMGFHEQLRGIFRALTGTERHLLTSATKLERMPDFIPFSRPHQVNYLKDEADSKLELKLIHTSSKVKVETLMRLVAGFQHESCLVFCNHRDAVDRISLLLTDYDFEHGVLHGGMEQIDREKNLIKFRSGVYNLLIATDLASRGLDIPEIKHVVHYQLPPRIDAFTHRNGRTARMHAEGQGYLILANDEELPDYIDKSVEEIEVSEILPLPTPTDLVCLYISAGKKDKISKGDIVGLLTKKGGLSSSDIGLITILDFASYVAVKRNLAKKTISKINNEKLKKVKVRVAEAS, encoded by the coding sequence ATGTCAGAAAACACCATTCAAAAATATACGGGATTTTTAAGCCATTTAGGGATCGAATCCTTAAATGACATGCAGGTGGATTTTATACAAAAGGCGCAGCAAACAGATAATCTGATGCTGCTCGCACCTACCGGTTCCGGAAAAACTTTGGCCTATCTCCTTCCCCTCATAGATGATTTGGATGAAAATCTCAGAGCGGTGCAGGCATTGATAGTGGTTCCTTCCCGGGAGTTGGCCATTCAGATTGAGCAGGTATTTAAATCCCTGAAAACCAATTTCAGGGTCAGCACCTGCTATGGAGGACATGCTGTGAAGATTGAACAGAACTCCTTATCCGAAGGCCCTGCTGTGGTCATCGGAACACCGGGAAGGTTGTCCGACCATGTGCAAAGGGAATCCTTTAAAATGGATAATATCCGGATGATCGTGTTGGATGAATTTGACAAATCCCTACAAATGGGTTTCCACGAGCAGCTGAGAGGAATATTCCGGGCATTAACCGGTACGGAGAGGCATTTATTGACTTCTGCCACCAAGCTGGAAAGAATGCCCGATTTCATTCCATTCAGCAGACCACATCAGGTCAATTACCTCAAAGATGAGGCTGATTCCAAATTGGAACTCAAACTGATCCATACCTCAAGCAAAGTGAAAGTAGAGACTTTGATGCGCCTTGTCGCGGGGTTTCAGCATGAGTCTTGCCTTGTTTTCTGCAATCACAGGGATGCAGTGGATAGAATCAGCTTATTGTTGACGGATTATGATTTCGAACATGGGGTATTGCATGGCGGAATGGAACAGATTGACCGGGAAAAAAACCTCATCAAATTCCGCAGTGGGGTGTATAACCTGTTAATTGCTACTGACCTCGCTTCAAGGGGCTTGGATATTCCGGAAATCAAACATGTGGTCCATTATCAATTGCCTCCCCGGATTGATGCCTTTACCCACCGAAACGGAAGAACTGCGAGGATGCATGCGGAAGGTCAGGGTTACCTGATTTTGGCCAATGATGAGGAACTTCCTGACTACATAGACAAATCTGTAGAGGAAATCGAAGTTTCAGAAATACTCCCCTTACCTACACCTACGGATCTTGTTTGCCTTTACATCAGTGCAGGGAAAAAGGACAAAATCAGTAAGGGGGATATAGTAGGTCTTTTGACCAAAAAGGGCGGACTTTCAAGTTCTGATATTGGTTTGATTACCATTTTGGATTTCGCATCCTATGTAGCTGTTAAAAGAAATCTCGCCAAAAAAACAATTTCCAAGATCAATAATGAGAAATTGAAAAAAGTGAAAGTAAGGGTAGCAGAAGCCAGCTAA